A genome region from Meleagris gallopavo isolate NT-WF06-2002-E0010 breed Aviagen turkey brand Nicholas breeding stock chromosome 9, Turkey_5.1, whole genome shotgun sequence includes the following:
- the ZDHHC15 gene encoding palmitoyltransferase ZDHHC15 — translation MFFSFSVTLSNPAEKVAYLIIFHILFVLFVWTYWKSIFTLPVQPGKKYHMSYADKERYENEERPEVQRQILAEIARKLPVYTRTGSGGIRFCDRCQLIKPDRCHHCSVCAMCVLKMDHHCPWVNNCIGFSNYKFFLLFLAYSLLYCLYIAATVFKYFIKYWTGELTNGRSKFHILFLLFLAVMFFVSLMFLFGYHCWLVSRNRSTLEAFSTPVFQNGPDKNGFNLGFVKNLQQVFGEEKKLWLLPIASSQGDGHFFPMRALCEAQNPLLSNEEQWEDDGIDEEPHDSGEAASLAIERET, via the exons atgtttttttctttttcagtgactCTCAGCAACCCTGCAGAAAAAG tggCCTATCTTATAATATTCCATATTctctttgtgctctttgtgtgGACATATTGGAAGTCTATTTTTACTCTCCCGGTTCAGCCAGGCAAAAAG TACCACATGTCCTACGCTGACAAAGAACgctatgaaaatgaagaaaggccTGAGGTGCAGAGGCAAATTCTTGCTGAAATTGCGAGGAAGCTGCCAGTGTACACGAGAACGGGGAGCGGAG GTATTCGATTCTGTGATAGATGCCAGCTAATAAAACCAGATCGTTGCCACCATTGTTCTGTTTGTGCTAT GTGTGTCTTAAAAATGGATCATCACTGCCCATG gGTGAATAACTGCATTGGATTCTCTAACTACAAATTCTTTCTACTCTTCTTAGCCTATTCTTTGTTGTATTGCTTGTATATTGCTGCAACAGTCTTCAAGTATTTCATTAAGTATTGGACA ggcGAACTGACTAATGGACGTTCCAAATTTCatatccttttccttctctttctggcGGTTATGTTCTTTGTTAGCCTCATGTTTCTGTTTGGCTACCATTGCTGGCTCGTCAGTAGGAACAGATCTACTTTAG AGGCTTTCTCAACACCAGTATTTCAGAATGGCCCAGATAAAAATGGATTCAATCTTGGCTTTGTAAAGAATCTTCAGCAAgtgtttggagaagaaaaaaagctgtggtTACTACCTATTGCCTCCAG CCAGGGTGAtggacatttttttccaatgagAGCTTTGTGTGAAGCTCAGAATCCTCTTCTATCAAACGAAGAGCAGTGGGAAGATGACGGAATAGATGAGGAGCCTCATG ATTCTGGTGAAGCTGCATCCCTTGCCATAGAAAGGGAGACATAG